From Acidobacteriota bacterium, a single genomic window includes:
- a CDS encoding M48 family metalloprotease, translating to MAEGSVTLDSATVLLAEGGRVRGDAEGLAGVKPGWWAEADGSFDERGRFLARRVKVREEAPGSSFADRVQRMSLTESSKLDGSDRIVTSPAIVEYVQKVGGSVVPPWAAAQAFYSFGIIRDPTLNAFALPNGSIYVHTGLLARLDNEAQLAIVLGHEVAHVTERHGQRQYKAGVSAFFPAQIGAVILGVQFGRRTSGVYPQFMVGLGLELGLSAAVNGYGRGLEDQADRVGLRYAVEAGYDPAEGPKIWVAFNDVEGDEGSVENFFYGNHSTNEVRKENLEAEIDRHYPAPPPAARRANDDVYETTMLDLIRENAVADFDLKRYHLAAKGFDRVLAHRPGDPVAHHYTGLIIVATDDSPDGAARAAAEFLRALAVAPDYAPAHRDLGRLYARTGQTIDAAAHLGRYLELAPEDATDRGDVEKELAALPR from the coding sequence GTGGCCGAAGGGAGCGTGACGCTCGACTCGGCCACCGTGCTCCTCGCGGAGGGGGGGCGCGTCCGCGGCGACGCGGAGGGGCTCGCCGGGGTGAAGCCGGGGTGGTGGGCCGAGGCGGACGGCTCGTTCGACGAGAGAGGTCGCTTCCTCGCGCGCCGCGTGAAGGTTCGCGAGGAGGCCCCGGGGAGCTCGTTCGCGGACCGCGTGCAGCGGATGTCCCTCACCGAGTCGTCGAAGCTCGACGGGTCGGATCGGATCGTCACGAGCCCCGCGATCGTCGAGTACGTCCAGAAGGTCGGCGGAAGCGTCGTCCCCCCATGGGCGGCCGCGCAGGCGTTCTACTCGTTCGGGATCATCAGGGATCCCACGCTCAACGCCTTCGCCCTTCCGAACGGATCGATCTACGTCCACACCGGCCTCCTGGCGAGGCTCGACAACGAGGCGCAGCTCGCCATCGTCCTCGGGCACGAGGTCGCCCACGTCACGGAGAGGCACGGGCAGCGACAGTACAAGGCGGGGGTCTCCGCCTTCTTCCCGGCGCAGATCGGCGCCGTCATCCTCGGCGTGCAGTTCGGCCGCAGGACGAGCGGCGTGTATCCCCAGTTCATGGTCGGCCTCGGCCTCGAGCTCGGCCTCTCCGCCGCGGTGAACGGCTACGGGCGCGGCCTCGAGGATCAGGCCGACCGGGTCGGGCTGCGCTACGCGGTCGAGGCGGGGTACGACCCGGCCGAGGGGCCGAAGATCTGGGTGGCCTTCAACGACGTCGAGGGCGACGAGGGGAGCGTCGAGAACTTCTTCTACGGCAACCACTCGACGAACGAGGTCCGGAAGGAGAACCTCGAGGCCGAGATCGATCGCCACTACCCGGCGCCGCCCCCGGCCGCGCGCCGCGCGAACGACGACGTCTACGAGACGACGATGCTGGATCTGATCCGCGAGAACGCGGTGGCCGACTTCGACCTGAAGCGGTACCACCTCGCGGCGAAGGGGTTCGACCGCGTTCTCGCGCACCGCCCCGGCGACCCGGTCGCGCACCACTACACCGGGCTCATCATCGTGGCCACGGATGACTCGCCGGACGGCGCAGCGCGGGCGGCCGCGGAGTTCCTTCGCGCGCTGGCGGTCGCCCCCGACTACGCCCCGGCGCATCGCGATCTCGGGCGGCTCTACGCCCGCACGGGCCAGACGATCGACGCGGCGGCGCACCTCGGGAGATATCTCGAGCTCGCGCCCGAGGACGCAACGGATCGGGGCGACGTGGAGAAGGAGCTCGCGGCCCTCCCGCGATGA
- a CDS encoding cupin domain-containing protein, with translation MSAKTIVKSAGARWEPSKIPGVSYRPLLMFAERNAGTYLVKMEPGTRYPAHEHPEGEEVFVVEGSMRVGGDSLAEGDYLYTPPGGVHDAETKGGCVFFVRLPAAARFLK, from the coding sequence GTGAGCGCGAAGACCATCGTCAAGTCCGCCGGCGCGCGGTGGGAGCCGAGCAAGATCCCCGGCGTCAGCTACAGACCGCTTCTCATGTTCGCGGAGCGGAACGCCGGCACGTATCTCGTGAAGATGGAGCCCGGCACGCGGTATCCCGCGCACGAGCACCCGGAGGGGGAGGAGGTCTTCGTCGTCGAGGGATCGATGCGGGTCGGCGGCGATTCGCTGGCCGAAGGCGACTACCTCTACACCCCCCCCGGCGGCGTCCACGACGCGGAGACAAAGGGTGGCTGCGTCTTCTTCGTGAGGCTACCGGCCGCGGCCCGCTTCCTGAAGTAA
- a CDS encoding 2-isopropylmalate synthase codes for MDHVPAESELIYDWNRKDGFAFRHAENLELNDESLRDGCQSPSVTDPPIEDKLRLVHLMEKLEIRGVDIGLPGAGPRAVADITRIVEEIRDHRMKIRPNCAVRTVVSDVQALVEVSQATGVAVEACAFIGSSSIRQLAESWSLDHVLRLSVTAIEHGVKNGLPVTYVTEDTTRATPDAVRRLYTAAIEAGATRICVCDTVGHATPIGVRHLLKFVKKVVLESGERVFIDWHGHSDRGLAIPNSMMAIASGADRIHATALGVGERCGNTPMDQLLVNLRLEGIIDTDLTCLDDYVRTFSRAAGVPIPINYPVMGDDAFRTATGVHAAAIIKARRIGEDWLADRVYSGVPASMVGRTQKIEIGFMSGASNVSHWLAAHDVEPDRDLVDAILKAAKERTHILSDDEILAIVRARRA; via the coding sequence ATGGACCACGTCCCCGCGGAATCGGAGCTCATCTACGACTGGAACCGGAAGGACGGCTTCGCCTTCCGGCACGCAGAGAACCTCGAGCTGAACGACGAATCGCTCCGCGACGGCTGCCAGTCCCCCTCGGTCACGGACCCGCCCATCGAGGACAAGCTGCGCCTCGTCCATCTCATGGAGAAGCTCGAGATCCGCGGCGTCGACATCGGGCTTCCGGGGGCCGGCCCCCGCGCCGTCGCCGACATCACCCGCATCGTCGAGGAGATCCGCGACCACCGGATGAAGATCCGCCCGAACTGCGCGGTCCGGACGGTCGTGTCGGACGTGCAGGCCCTCGTCGAGGTCTCGCAGGCCACGGGCGTGGCGGTCGAGGCGTGCGCGTTCATCGGCTCGTCGTCGATACGGCAGCTCGCGGAGAGCTGGTCGCTCGATCACGTCCTCAGGCTCTCGGTCACGGCCATCGAGCACGGCGTGAAGAACGGGCTCCCCGTCACGTACGTCACCGAGGACACGACGCGGGCCACCCCCGACGCCGTGCGAAGGCTCTACACGGCGGCGATCGAGGCCGGCGCCACGCGCATCTGCGTCTGCGACACCGTCGGCCACGCGACGCCAATCGGCGTGCGGCACCTCCTGAAGTTCGTGAAGAAGGTCGTCCTCGAGTCGGGGGAGCGCGTTTTCATCGACTGGCACGGCCACTCCGATCGCGGCCTCGCCATCCCCAACAGCATGATGGCGATCGCCAGCGGCGCCGACCGGATCCACGCCACGGCGCTCGGGGTCGGCGAGAGGTGCGGCAACACGCCGATGGATCAGCTCCTCGTCAATCTGAGGCTCGAGGGGATCATCGACACCGATCTCACGTGCCTCGACGACTACGTCCGCACCTTCTCGCGGGCCGCCGGCGTCCCCATCCCGATCAACTACCCGGTGATGGGAGACGACGCCTTCAGGACGGCGACGGGGGTGCACGCCGCCGCCATCATCAAGGCGCGCCGCATCGGCGAGGACTGGCTCGCCGACCGCGTCTACTCGGGGGTGCCGGCCTCGATGGTCGGGCGGACGCAGAAGATCGAGATCGGCTTCATGTCCGGCGCCTCGAACGTCTCGCACTGGCTCGCGGCCCACGACGTCGAGCCCGACAGGGATCTCGTCGACGCGATCCTGAAGGCGGCGAAGGAGCGGACGCACATCCTCTCGGACGACGAGATCCTCGCCATCGTCCGCGCGCGGCGGGCTTGA
- a CDS encoding MBL fold metallo-hydrolase, giving the protein MRLGFHGAARTVTGSRYLLSADNDRLLVDCGAFQGLKELRLRNWNPPPFEPWRVDWVVLTHAHIDHVGYLPRLVREGFRGPVYCTPPTHDLLSLMLMDAAHLHEEEAEYRNWKGTTKHRPAKPFFETEDVVRTMRLVQSHPYGTVKELSRHLSFRFADVGHLLGSAMIELHAEDAGRKLDILFSGDVGRYDVPLYPDPGPPPQCDVLLVESTYGDRSHSPEDLFDQIEALARRAFERGGVLLVPAFAVGRAQQVIYILRTLMERKRLPELKIHIDSPMAVDATKLYSQYPAEHRQDDPTPGGEPSKLTGPYVVLHRTREESKQLNSFEGPGVVISASGMLTGGRVLHHLRHYAPDPRHVIMLAGYQAAGTRGRALADGAGTLKLHGISVPVRATIGTVHGLSGHADAGELMKWLEPLRGKSRRAFVVHGEPHSADTFAKRLHDELGWDARAPQLDEVVEL; this is encoded by the coding sequence ATCCGCCTCGGCTTCCACGGCGCGGCCCGCACCGTCACCGGCTCGCGCTACCTCCTCAGCGCCGACAACGATCGCCTGCTCGTCGACTGCGGCGCCTTCCAGGGGCTCAAGGAGCTTCGGCTCCGGAACTGGAACCCTCCGCCCTTCGAGCCGTGGCGCGTCGACTGGGTGGTGCTCACGCACGCGCACATCGATCACGTGGGGTACCTCCCCCGGCTCGTCCGCGAGGGGTTCCGCGGCCCCGTCTACTGCACGCCGCCGACGCACGACCTCCTCTCGCTCATGCTGATGGACGCCGCCCACCTCCACGAGGAGGAGGCGGAGTACCGGAACTGGAAGGGAACGACGAAGCACCGTCCCGCGAAGCCCTTCTTCGAGACGGAGGACGTCGTCCGCACGATGCGGCTCGTGCAGTCGCATCCCTACGGGACGGTCAAGGAGCTCTCGCGCCATCTCTCCTTCCGGTTCGCGGACGTGGGGCACCTGCTCGGCTCCGCGATGATCGAGCTGCACGCGGAGGACGCCGGCCGCAAGCTCGACATCCTCTTCAGCGGCGACGTCGGCCGGTACGACGTGCCGCTCTATCCCGATCCCGGGCCGCCCCCCCAGTGCGACGTCCTTCTCGTGGAGTCGACGTACGGCGATCGGTCGCACTCTCCGGAGGATCTCTTCGATCAGATCGAGGCCCTGGCCCGCCGGGCCTTCGAGCGGGGGGGAGTCCTTCTCGTCCCGGCCTTCGCGGTCGGGCGCGCGCAGCAGGTCATCTACATCCTGCGCACTCTCATGGAGAGGAAGCGGCTTCCCGAGCTCAAGATCCACATCGACAGCCCGATGGCGGTCGACGCGACGAAGCTCTACAGCCAGTACCCCGCCGAGCACCGGCAGGACGACCCCACCCCCGGCGGCGAGCCGTCGAAGCTCACCGGCCCGTACGTCGTGTTGCACCGGACGCGCGAGGAGTCCAAGCAGCTCAACTCCTTCGAGGGGCCGGGGGTCGTCATCTCGGCGAGCGGCATGCTCACCGGCGGGCGCGTGCTGCACCACCTGCGGCACTACGCGCCCGATCCGCGCCACGTGATCATGCTCGCCGGATACCAGGCGGCGGGGACCCGCGGCCGCGCCCTCGCCGACGGCGCCGGCACTCTCAAGCTGCACGGGATCAGCGTCCCGGTTCGGGCCACGATCGGCACGGTCCACGGCCTCTCCGGCCACGCCGACGCGGGGGAGCTGATGAAGTGGCTCGAGCCCCTTCGCGGAAAGAGCCGCCGCGCCTTCGTCGTCCACGGCGAGCCGCACTCGGCCGACACCTTCGCGAAGCGGCTCCATGACGAGCTGGGGTGGGACGCGCGCGCCCCTCAGCTCGACGAGGTGGTGGAGCTGTGA